A section of the Sporosarcina sp. ANT_H38 genome encodes:
- the whiA gene encoding DNA-binding protein WhiA, with the protein MSFASETKKEMTQIEADDCCIKAEVAAFIRMNGALSFSNKQLSLDVQTENAAIARRLYTNLKRLYPYKVELLVRKKMRLKKNNVYICRIRGGAKALLEELLILTGTFQFKNEISKELVKKRCCQRAYLRGAFLAGGSVNNPETSSYHLEIFSIYKEHSEDLVDLMNKYHLNAKSIERKKGYIAYLKEAEKISDFLSIVGAHVSLMKFEDVRIIRDMRNSVNRLVNCETANMNKTIGAAQRQVENIKFIESTIGLAELPDRLQEIARLRVDNQDITLKELGELVSGGMVSKSGVNHRLRKIEEIAENLRNGGIGSR; encoded by the coding sequence ATGTCTTTTGCTTCAGAAACAAAAAAAGAAATGACGCAGATCGAAGCGGATGACTGTTGTATAAAGGCAGAAGTAGCGGCATTCATTAGGATGAATGGTGCACTTTCCTTTTCCAACAAGCAGTTAAGTCTTGACGTGCAAACTGAAAACGCTGCGATTGCCAGACGCCTTTATACGAATTTAAAAAGGTTGTATCCTTATAAAGTAGAATTGCTTGTTCGGAAAAAGATGCGCTTGAAAAAAAACAACGTTTACATTTGTCGAATTCGAGGGGGAGCAAAAGCTCTTTTGGAAGAACTGCTAATTCTGACAGGGACATTTCAATTTAAAAATGAGATTTCAAAGGAATTGGTAAAAAAGAGATGCTGTCAACGCGCTTATTTACGGGGTGCTTTTCTGGCAGGGGGTTCTGTGAATAACCCTGAAACATCTTCTTATCACCTTGAAATCTTTTCAATATATAAAGAACATAGTGAAGACTTAGTTGATCTGATGAACAAATATCATTTGAATGCGAAGTCGATTGAACGGAAAAAAGGATATATTGCTTATTTGAAAGAAGCTGAAAAAATATCGGATTTTCTAAGTATTGTCGGTGCGCACGTGTCCTTAATGAAGTTTGAAGATGTAAGAATTATACGAGATATGAGAAATAGTGTGAACAGGCTTGTAAATTGTGAAACCGCGAATATGAATAAAACAATTGGTGCAGCACAGCGCCAAGTTGAAAATATAAAGTTTATTGAAAGTACAATCGGACTCGCTGAATTGCCAGATAGATTACAAGAAATTGCAAGACTACGGGTAGACAATCAGGATATTACGTTGAAGGAACTTGGAGAACTGGTTTCAGGCGGAATGGTGAGTAAATCCGGCGTGAACCACCGATTAAGAAAAATCGAAGAAATTGCGGAAAACCTTCGCAATGGGGGAATCGGCAGTCGGTGA
- the yvcK gene encoding gluconeogenesis factor YvcK family protein: MLKSGNLKKVVVLGGGTGLSTLLRGLKKYPVDLTAIVTVADDGGSSGRLLDEYDIPPPGDIRKVMAALSDVEPLIEEMFEYRFATSEDLKGHSLGNLMLAAMTDITGDFARAVEQMSKVLNIKGKVLPAANQRITLHAELEDGTIVTGESKIPVYGRKIRKVYLSPQEVEPLPETIEAINSADLIIIGPGSLYTSILPTLLVQSIRKAVLSCKAKKVYINNLTTQAGETHRYTASEHVQALYDHAGESFIDTVLLNGTEFSMLQNGKEWTGPPWPVANDLEKLQKLVPNIVVKDICLLLNGTIMHDSEKVAKWLVDYMENGNKTEQT; this comes from the coding sequence ATGCTGAAATCCGGGAACTTGAAGAAAGTCGTTGTGTTAGGCGGCGGAACTGGTTTATCCACGTTACTGCGTGGTCTGAAAAAATATCCTGTAGATTTGACTGCAATTGTTACAGTAGCCGATGATGGTGGCAGCTCGGGTAGACTTCTCGATGAATATGACATCCCACCACCAGGAGATATCCGCAAAGTGATGGCAGCGCTTTCAGATGTTGAGCCATTAATTGAAGAAATGTTTGAGTATCGTTTTGCAACATCGGAAGATTTGAAAGGTCATTCACTGGGCAATCTTATGCTGGCTGCTATGACGGATATCACCGGTGATTTCGCACGCGCAGTCGAACAAATGAGCAAGGTGTTGAACATCAAAGGGAAAGTATTACCAGCTGCAAATCAGCGCATCACATTGCACGCAGAACTTGAAGACGGTACAATCGTGACGGGTGAATCCAAAATTCCTGTTTACGGACGTAAAATTCGTAAAGTGTATTTATCACCACAAGAAGTTGAACCGTTGCCTGAAACAATTGAAGCCATTAATTCTGCTGACCTGATCATTATTGGTCCAGGTAGCTTATATACGAGCATCTTGCCCACATTACTTGTCCAATCAATTCGCAAAGCGGTCTTGTCATGTAAGGCAAAAAAGGTGTATATTAACAACTTGACAACGCAAGCAGGAGAAACACATCGCTATACAGCCTCGGAGCATGTCCAGGCATTGTATGATCATGCGGGTGAATCCTTTATCGATACGGTTTTATTGAATGGCACAGAGTTTTCTATGTTGCAAAATGGCAAAGAATGGACGGGACCTCCTTGGCCTGTTGCAAATGATTTGGAAAAACTTCAAAAACTTGTACCAAATATCGTAGTGAAAGACATTTGCTTATTATTAAATGGAACTATCATGCATGACTCCGAAAAAGTAGCTAAATGGCTTGTAGATTATATGGAAAACGGAAACAAAACGGAACAGACGTGA
- the rapZ gene encoding RNase adapter RapZ has product MTEIGTPTNDIEIVIITGMSGAGKTVAVQSFEDLGFYCIDNLPPELLVMFLNLMMKSENKMNRIAAVMDTRGGFLFDSLIGALDDLVHMKGVSTRILFLDADDETLVRRYKESRRSHPLSAGGLPLAGIKKERLLLSEMKGRARSIFNTSSLKPRALREKIMTEFSSKDDLGFTLNFLSFGFKHGMPIDADVVFDVRFLPNPFYIEDLKPKTGLEKEVYEYVLKWKDTQILIEKLTDLFKFLIPQYKNEGKSQVVIAFGCTGGQHRSVTLAEFFGSRFKDEYRTFITHRDIEKRKD; this is encoded by the coding sequence ATGACTGAAATAGGGACGCCAACCAACGATATTGAAATAGTTATTATAACCGGGATGTCAGGTGCGGGTAAGACGGTTGCGGTGCAGAGCTTTGAAGATCTTGGGTTTTATTGCATTGATAATTTGCCACCGGAGCTATTAGTTATGTTTTTGAATTTGATGATGAAATCTGAAAATAAAATGAACCGAATAGCCGCTGTAATGGATACGCGTGGTGGTTTCCTATTTGATTCGCTCATTGGAGCATTGGACGATTTAGTGCATATGAAGGGCGTATCGACAAGAATATTATTTCTTGATGCAGACGATGAGACGCTCGTTCGACGCTATAAGGAATCGAGAAGGTCACATCCACTGTCTGCGGGAGGATTGCCTTTAGCGGGTATAAAGAAAGAGCGCTTGCTATTGTCTGAGATGAAAGGCCGTGCACGTTCAATTTTCAACACATCGAGTTTAAAACCAAGGGCATTGAGAGAAAAAATAATGACTGAGTTTTCCTCTAAGGATGATCTCGGTTTTACACTGAACTTTTTGTCTTTCGGTTTTAAGCATGGCATGCCGATTGATGCAGATGTCGTGTTTGACGTACGTTTCCTCCCGAACCCTTTCTATATCGAGGATTTAAAACCGAAGACAGGACTCGAGAAAGAAGTTTATGAGTATGTACTGAAATGGAAAGATACACAAATACTGATTGAAAAATTAACGGACTTATTCAAGTTCTTAATTCCGCAATATAAAAATGAAGGAAAATCGCAAGTTGTGATTGCGTTCGGTTGTACAGGAGGTCAGCATCGTTCTGTAACCCTTGCTGAATTTTTCGGAAGTCGGTTTAAAGACGAATACCGAACATTCATTACCCATAGAGACATTGAAAAGAGAAAGGATTGA
- a CDS encoding NUDIX domain-containing protein, whose amino-acid sequence MQRIVNLLVVKDNHVLLLKKPRRGWYVAPGGKMDPGESIYETAVREFTEETGAVPIKPVLKGIYTMVITDETGENVKNEWMLHTFIAFDLNGKPFETTVEGVLEWHPVESIKTLPMAEGDRTNLLFAVSQSGIQYGTFFYTEEFKLLKEEIQNSVEGDGQ is encoded by the coding sequence ATGCAGAGAATCGTAAATTTACTTGTCGTAAAAGATAATCATGTTTTATTGTTAAAAAAACCTCGTCGTGGATGGTATGTAGCACCTGGTGGGAAAATGGATCCGGGTGAGTCTATTTACGAAACGGCCGTCAGGGAATTCACTGAAGAAACCGGTGCTGTACCGATTAAACCTGTCTTAAAAGGCATTTACACGATGGTAATCACGGATGAAACTGGGGAGAATGTAAAAAACGAATGGATGCTCCACACATTCATTGCTTTTGACTTAAATGGTAAACCGTTTGAAACGACAGTTGAGGGTGTGCTGGAATGGCATCCTGTTGAAAGTATAAAGACACTTCCAATGGCGGAAGGAGATCGGACCAATTTACTATTTGCGGTTTCTCAGAGTGGGATACAGTATGGAACGTTCTTTTACACCGAAGAATTTAAATTATTGAAAGAGGAAATTCAAAATTCTGTGGAAGGTGATGGGCAATGA
- the trxB gene encoding thioredoxin-disulfide reductase, producing MTTEKIYDVIIIGAGPAGMTAAVYTSRGNLSTLMLERGIPGGQMANTEEIENYPGFEHILGPDLSTKMFDHAKKFGAEYAYGDVTDVIDGESYKTIVVGNKEYKARAIIITTGAEYKKMGIPGEAELTGRGVSYCAVCDGAFFRKKELVVVGGGDSAVEEGTYLTRFADKVTIVHRRGELRAQKILQDRAFANDKIDFIWNSSVKEVNAENGKVGSVTLVSTVDGSEKVFEADGMFVYIGMDPLTAPFAKLGILDENGYVTTNEIMETSVPGIYAAGDVREKLLRQVVTATGDGSIAAQAVQKYVEELMEKLGAEA from the coding sequence ATGACAACTGAAAAAATTTATGATGTCATAATTATTGGTGCCGGCCCCGCGGGGATGACGGCTGCTGTCTATACATCTCGTGGGAACCTTTCAACGTTAATGCTTGAACGGGGAATTCCGGGTGGCCAAATGGCTAATACGGAAGAAATTGAAAATTATCCGGGATTCGAACATATATTAGGTCCTGACCTTTCTACAAAAATGTTTGATCATGCCAAAAAATTTGGTGCAGAATACGCTTATGGCGATGTTACAGACGTTATTGACGGTGAAAGTTACAAGACGATTGTTGTAGGCAATAAAGAGTACAAAGCGCGTGCGATTATTATTACGACAGGCGCGGAATACAAAAAAATGGGTATTCCTGGCGAAGCAGAACTTACTGGCCGTGGCGTAAGCTATTGTGCAGTGTGTGACGGCGCATTCTTCCGTAAGAAAGAACTCGTCGTTGTAGGCGGTGGTGACTCTGCTGTGGAAGAAGGAACTTATTTGACGCGATTCGCAGATAAAGTGACGATTGTACATCGTCGCGGCGAATTACGTGCGCAAAAAATCCTTCAAGACCGCGCGTTTGCTAACGATAAGATTGACTTCATATGGAATTCATCCGTTAAAGAAGTAAATGCTGAAAATGGTAAAGTTGGTTCCGTGACGCTTGTTTCAACTGTCGACGGTTCTGAAAAGGTATTTGAAGCGGATGGCATGTTCGTTTACATCGGAATGGATCCGTTAACAGCTCCTTTTGCTAAACTTGGAATTCTTGACGAAAATGGTTATGTAACAACAAATGAAATCATGGAAACCTCTGTACCTGGTATTTATGCTGCAGGGGATGTCCGTGAGAAATTGTTGCGTCAAGTTGTAACAGCCACTGGAGACGGTAGTATTGCTGCGCAAGCAGTTCAGAAATACGTTGAGGAATTGATGGAGAAATTAGGCGCAGAAGCTTAA
- a CDS encoding tetratricopeptide repeat protein, whose protein sequence is MDNLREKQDKKIISFIPDGEFYYNKAIQAMQRDRYEDAQRYLKRASELSPEDWKILMEYGVLVMEEGRFEEAHELLMTANSLAPTEEEIIFYLAEVHAHLGMLRDAKMYAEKYISIDPDGPFADDSIEIIDFAEQEESFNDDEMPDGEVYFLQEKARRLMESGDFKAAIKLLELIIVDYPDFWAAYNNLALAYFYIGENERATKLLHDVLNRNKGNIHALCNLAVFYYYEKKEEELESLLALLVKIKPYQFENRYKLGATFALIGRHKEAYTWLKSLQKRGFEGDAGYYFWLSHSAYFSGHENVAREAYAKLIELDPKKAGYEPWKDVQEIIKSDSLEQDRGFLLSKITNTYRSERMFGYYLLGKSGHKQEIISHPSYIEIEKLSNYERLFLASGLDYEFMPETNFDKSFMRALETTDLLYNKYCPLDKQASHLFQMWFTLCETALGRSYLFRNPAALAAAADYMFQSSRYPDVTKTAIAKEFGVSVPTLTKYVGELIEYLPQFDA, encoded by the coding sequence TTGGATAATCTACGTGAGAAGCAAGATAAAAAAATTATTTCGTTCATTCCAGATGGTGAATTTTATTATAATAAAGCGATTCAGGCGATGCAACGCGATCGTTATGAAGATGCCCAGCGGTATTTGAAAAGAGCATCTGAACTTAGTCCTGAGGATTGGAAAATTCTTATGGAATATGGTGTGCTCGTCATGGAAGAAGGACGTTTTGAGGAAGCGCATGAACTGCTAATGACTGCAAATTCATTAGCACCTACTGAAGAGGAAATTATTTTCTATTTGGCGGAGGTTCATGCCCATCTTGGTATGCTGCGAGATGCAAAAATGTATGCTGAAAAATACATATCAATTGATCCAGACGGTCCATTTGCTGATGATTCAATAGAAATTATTGATTTTGCAGAACAGGAAGAGTCATTTAATGACGATGAAATGCCGGATGGGGAAGTGTATTTTCTTCAGGAAAAAGCACGTCGACTTATGGAATCGGGGGATTTCAAGGCGGCTATCAAATTACTTGAGTTGATTATTGTCGATTATCCTGACTTTTGGGCGGCTTATAATAATTTAGCGCTTGCTTATTTTTATATCGGGGAAAACGAGCGGGCTACTAAACTACTGCATGATGTTTTAAATCGTAATAAAGGTAATATCCATGCACTTTGTAATCTGGCGGTCTTTTATTATTATGAAAAAAAGGAAGAGGAATTAGAGTCCTTACTTGCTTTACTCGTAAAAATCAAACCGTATCAATTTGAAAATCGCTATAAACTTGGTGCGACATTTGCGCTCATTGGTAGGCATAAAGAGGCCTATACATGGCTCAAGAGTCTTCAAAAGAGAGGGTTTGAAGGGGATGCAGGCTACTACTTCTGGCTATCCCATTCAGCTTATTTCTCTGGACATGAAAATGTGGCTCGCGAAGCATATGCGAAATTGATAGAACTGGATCCGAAGAAGGCTGGTTACGAGCCTTGGAAGGATGTCCAAGAGATTATCAAGTCTGATTCACTCGAACAGGATAGAGGATTTTTGCTGAGTAAGATCACTAACACCTACAGAAGCGAAAGAATGTTTGGCTACTATCTTCTAGGGAAGTCAGGTCATAAGCAGGAAATCATTTCACATCCATCCTATATTGAAATCGAAAAGCTGAGTAATTATGAGCGACTTTTTTTGGCAAGTGGCCTCGATTATGAGTTCATGCCGGAAACTAACTTTGATAAGTCATTTATGCGGGCGCTTGAAACGACGGACTTACTTTACAACAAATATTGTCCGCTCGATAAACAAGCATCCCATCTGTTTCAAATGTGGTTTACTTTATGCGAGACTGCATTAGGTCGTTCTTATTTGTTTAGAAATCCGGCTGCACTTGCAGCCGCAGCTGATTATATGTTCCAGTCATCCCGTTATCCGGATGTGACAAAAACAGCGATTGCAAAGGAATTTGGTGTATCTGTCCCGACGCTGACAAAGTACGTCGGAGAATTGATTGAGTATTTACCACAATTTGATGCCTAA
- a CDS encoding DapH/DapD/GlmU-related protein: MRRTERHVVSGGANSLWHIYKTVPFFKVAKNFVVIQISRYTPFIPMKNFLFRTFLKMEVGDKTSFALMVMPDVMFPERIKVGDNSIIGFNTTILAHEYLIDEYRIGDVIIGKNVLIGANTTILPGVEIGDGAIISAASLVNRDIPPGVFAAGNPVKIIFTQEQMVERQEKNVNG; this comes from the coding sequence TTGAGACGTACTGAAAGGCATGTAGTAAGTGGCGGAGCAAATTCTCTTTGGCATATTTACAAAACCGTCCCGTTTTTTAAAGTGGCAAAAAACTTTGTGGTTATCCAAATATCGAGGTATACACCTTTCATCCCAATGAAGAACTTTTTGTTTCGTACGTTTTTGAAAATGGAAGTGGGTGACAAGACATCTTTCGCCCTTATGGTGATGCCTGATGTCATGTTTCCGGAGCGGATAAAAGTTGGCGATAATTCAATCATTGGCTTCAATACGACAATTCTTGCGCATGAATACTTGATAGATGAGTATCGTATAGGAGATGTCATTATTGGAAAGAACGTATTGATTGGAGCGAATACGACGATTCTTCCTGGAGTCGAAATTGGCGACGGGGCAATTATTTCCGCTGCATCCCTTGTGAATCGTGATATTCCGCCAGGCGTGTTCGCGGCTGGCAATCCGGTTAAAATTATCTTTACACAAGAGCAAATGGTCGAGCGACAAGAAAAAAATGTAAACGGATAG
- the ppaX gene encoding pyrophosphatase PpaX produces the protein MAKPITTLLFDFDGTLLDTNELIIQTFQHVLGNHYPGKYDRIDILPFLGPTLHESFGSIDIEKTEQLIDEYRLWNKSMHDELSIEFDGVSETMKLLKAAGMKMAIVSTKRKDMVMLGLELLDVEGVFDEIIARDDVTKTKPDPEPILLALERLGVTADEALMIGDNYHDIEGGQNAGVRTAGVAWSAKGEAFLQTFNPDYMLQHISDLLHIVKGEKG, from the coding sequence ATGGCTAAACCAATTACTACATTACTATTTGATTTTGACGGAACATTACTGGATACGAATGAACTGATCATCCAGACATTCCAACACGTCCTTGGAAATCATTACCCGGGTAAATATGATCGAATCGATATACTCCCGTTTTTAGGACCAACATTGCATGAATCATTCGGTTCGATTGATATTGAAAAGACGGAACAACTGATTGATGAATATAGATTATGGAATAAATCGATGCATGATGAGCTTTCTATCGAGTTTGACGGTGTGTCCGAAACGATGAAGTTGTTGAAGGCAGCGGGCATGAAAATGGCGATTGTCTCTACAAAGAGAAAAGATATGGTGATGTTAGGGTTAGAACTTCTTGATGTAGAAGGTGTCTTTGACGAAATCATAGCAAGGGACGATGTAACGAAAACGAAGCCTGATCCAGAACCGATTTTACTAGCTCTCGAGCGATTAGGAGTTACCGCGGATGAAGCCCTAATGATAGGGGATAACTACCATGATATAGAAGGCGGACAAAACGCGGGCGTTCGTACAGCGGGTGTTGCATGGTCGGCAAAAGGAGAAGCTTTTTTACAAACATTCAACCCAGATTATATGTTGCAGCATATTTCGGATCTACTCCATATCGTTAAAGGTGAAAAAGGTTGA
- a CDS encoding nucleoside recognition domain-containing protein codes for MGTLQNGLKAGLRTTWTLGKIIFPITVLVVILQHTPVLPWLIKLVAPFMGIFGLSGEAAIPLVLGNMLNLYAAIAGILSLEMTVKEVFIIAVMLSFSHNIFIETGVALKVGVKLWIVVVVRYGLAIMSGIVINLLWKGGGETAQYGMAPQITAIPDGWFEIGLLGVQKASFGILQLALIVIPLMIFVQLLKDRNYLQKFSAKVAPFTKVIGVQPNASTTLVAGLVIGLAYGAGVMIQAVQEDGVSKKDATLAFIFLVACHAVIEDTLIFIPLGIPILPLLIIRVVTAFVLTIIVAYVWKRAEQQKKKEVPVADG; via the coding sequence ATGGGGACGCTTCAAAATGGATTAAAGGCAGGACTTCGGACAACGTGGACACTGGGGAAAATCATCTTTCCAATCACGGTACTCGTTGTCATTTTACAGCATACACCCGTGTTGCCGTGGCTTATTAAACTTGTTGCGCCGTTTATGGGGATATTCGGTTTAAGTGGAGAAGCTGCAATTCCATTAGTACTTGGCAATATGCTTAATTTATATGCTGCAATAGCTGGTATTTTATCGTTAGAAATGACTGTGAAGGAAGTATTCATCATTGCTGTCATGCTGTCGTTTTCGCATAATATATTCATTGAAACAGGCGTTGCACTGAAAGTCGGCGTGAAGCTGTGGATCGTGGTTGTTGTTCGGTATGGGCTAGCTATTATGTCAGGTATTGTCATCAACTTGTTATGGAAAGGCGGAGGGGAGACGGCGCAATACGGTATGGCTCCGCAAATTACGGCTATACCGGATGGATGGTTTGAAATTGGATTGCTTGGTGTACAGAAAGCATCATTCGGCATCTTACAACTAGCCTTAATCGTCATTCCACTTATGATTTTTGTCCAGTTATTAAAGGATCGTAATTATTTGCAAAAATTTTCGGCGAAAGTGGCACCATTTACGAAAGTAATTGGCGTACAACCGAATGCTTCAACTACACTTGTTGCAGGTCTAGTTATCGGTCTCGCTTATGGCGCTGGCGTTATGATACAGGCTGTACAAGAGGATGGTGTGAGCAAGAAGGATGCGACACTGGCATTCATCTTTCTCGTTGCCTGTCACGCAGTTATTGAAGATACACTGATCTTTATCCCACTAGGCATTCCCATTCTGCCATTACTTATTATTCGGGTCGTAACAGCTTTTGTGTTGACGATCATTGTCGCTTATGTCTGGAAACGGGCTGAACAACAGAAAAAGAAGGAGGTTCCGGTTGCAGATGGCTAA
- the lgt gene encoding prolipoprotein diacylglyceryl transferase, with translation MFDLLAINPIAFSLGPLEVRWYGILIALGIVLAFIVVQKEMVKRGMHPDFLTDLLIWAVPISIVSARIYYVIFSWDYYKDHPGQIIQVWEGGIAIHGALIGAFITTYFFTKKRGISFWKVADIAVAGLLIGQIIGRWGNFMNQEAHGGPVSEKFLETTIIPEWIMNQMTIEGVTYHPTFLYESMWNIVGLVIIILLRKVNLKRGETFLFYLVWYSAGRFFIEGMRTDSLYVIGELRAAQLVSVITILVAIVVFIMRRYVQKVNVKYQDK, from the coding sequence ATGTTTGATTTATTGGCAATAAACCCGATTGCATTTTCGTTAGGTCCGCTTGAAGTCAGGTGGTACGGAATCTTAATCGCGCTGGGGATTGTACTTGCATTCATCGTTGTTCAAAAGGAAATGGTGAAGCGTGGGATGCATCCGGACTTTTTGACGGATTTGCTCATTTGGGCTGTCCCAATCTCGATTGTTAGTGCGCGAATCTATTATGTTATTTTCTCGTGGGATTATTATAAGGACCATCCTGGACAAATTATTCAAGTTTGGGAAGGCGGTATCGCCATTCATGGCGCGTTAATTGGTGCCTTCATTACGACGTACTTCTTCACGAAAAAGAGAGGTATTTCATTCTGGAAAGTGGCCGATATTGCAGTAGCTGGACTGTTGATAGGTCAAATCATTGGCCGTTGGGGTAATTTCATGAATCAGGAGGCACACGGAGGGCCTGTTTCTGAAAAATTCCTTGAAACAACAATTATTCCAGAGTGGATTATGAACCAAATGACAATTGAAGGCGTGACGTATCACCCGACTTTCCTGTATGAATCCATGTGGAATATTGTGGGGCTTGTCATAATTATCTTGTTGCGCAAGGTGAACTTGAAGCGTGGCGAAACGTTTCTTTTCTACTTGGTTTGGTATTCTGCTGGCCGATTTTTCATCGAGGGGATGCGAACGGACAGCTTATATGTCATCGGTGAACTTCGGGCGGCACAGCTAGTATCGGTCATCACAATCCTTGTGGCAATCGTGGTATTCATAATGAGAAGGTATGTTCAGAAAGTAAATGTGAAGTATCAAGATAAATAA
- the hprK gene encoding HPr(Ser) kinase/phosphatase, which yields MSYVTVKNVQEKLFLELCAGEMGIERQIHTSDISRPGLEMAGYFNYYLADRVQLLGKTELSFFANLTEVERVDRMKRLCSETTPAIIVAHEMEVPVELIEAAENSGIPVLKTDIPTTRFSGMLTNYLSGRLAPMKAMHGVLVDVYGIGILITGKSGVGKSETALELVKRGHRLVADDLVEIRQVAKNVLIGNAPKLLEHMLEIRGVGIVDMMTLFGASAVKSDKRILIIVDLELWDQDKIYDRLGIDEEKMKIMDSELTKLTVPVRPGRNLSVIIEVAAMDYRMKKLGVNAAEEFTQKLAAEIKGNRK from the coding sequence ATGTCTTATGTAACAGTAAAGAACGTTCAAGAAAAACTTTTTCTTGAACTATGTGCAGGCGAAATGGGAATCGAGCGTCAAATACATACGAGTGATATTTCAAGACCAGGCCTTGAAATGGCTGGTTATTTCAATTACTACCTGGCGGATCGCGTTCAACTTCTTGGTAAGACAGAACTGTCGTTTTTCGCAAATTTAACCGAAGTGGAACGGGTAGATCGGATGAAGAGACTTTGTTCAGAAACCACACCGGCCATCATTGTGGCACATGAAATGGAAGTGCCAGTTGAATTAATTGAAGCAGCAGAAAATAGTGGCATTCCTGTCTTAAAAACCGATATTCCAACGACGCGATTTTCGGGTATGCTGACGAATTATCTTAGCGGTAGACTTGCACCAATGAAAGCTATGCACGGGGTGCTTGTAGATGTTTATGGAATTGGAATACTAATCACGGGCAAGAGTGGCGTGGGGAAAAGTGAAACAGCTCTCGAACTTGTGAAAAGGGGCCATCGACTTGTGGCTGATGATCTTGTTGAAATTAGGCAGGTAGCCAAAAATGTGTTGATTGGAAATGCACCGAAACTTCTTGAACATATGCTTGAAATCCGCGGAGTCGGAATTGTTGATATGATGACATTGTTCGGAGCCAGCGCAGTGAAGAGTGATAAACGGATTCTAATCATAGTGGATCTTGAATTGTGGGATCAGGATAAGATTTATGACCGACTTGGTATTGATGAAGAAAAGATGAAAATTATGGATTCGGAATTGACGAAGTTGACTGTGCCAGTAAGACCTGGACGTAACTTGTCTGTCATTATTGAAGTTGCAGCAATGGATTATCGAATGAAAAAGCTTGGTGTTAATGCAGCAGAGGAGTTTACGCAAAAACTGGCTGCAGAAATCAAAGGGAATCGCAAGTAA
- a CDS encoding N-acetylmuramoyl-L-alanine amidase, whose protein sequence is MEEGFTVIFAHKTQEAVSLVTGIKLANSMNVDAFVSIHANVFDSDWNSANGIETLVYSAARKETMTIASLTQNALIAACNRVDRGVKKVNYAVLLETKMPAVHKAWAL, encoded by the coding sequence ATCGAAGAAGGTTTTACAGTCATTTTCGCACATAAAACACAAGAAGCTGTATCACTTGTCACAGGGATAAAGCTTGCAAATAGCATGAACGTTGATGCTTTTGTATCTATCCACGCAAATGTGTTTGATAGTGATTGGAACAGCGCCAACGGAATCGAAACATTGGTTTATTCGGCAGCAAGAAAAGAGACCATGACAATTGCCTCCCTCACACAAAATGCACTTATTGCAGCTTGCAATAGAGTAGACCGAGGCGTGAAGAAAGTGAACTACGCTGTCTTACTAGAAACTAAGATGCCTGCAGTTCACAAAGCATGGGCTTTATGA